From one Candidatus Eisenbacteria bacterium genomic stretch:
- the rpsU gene encoding 30S ribosomal protein S21: protein MPGIRVKEGESFESALRRFKKKCEKAGILADVRKHQHFEKPSEKRKRKENAARRKGTSSRSSYR from the coding sequence TTGCCAGGGATTCGCGTGAAGGAAGGCGAGTCGTTCGAGAGCGCCTTACGGCGATTCAAGAAGAAGTGCGAGAAGGCGGGCATCCTCGCGGACGTTCGCAAGCATCAGCACTTCGAGAAGCCCAGCGAGAAGCGCAAGCGCAAGGAGAACGCCGCTCGGAGAAAGGGCACTTCGAGCCGGAGCTCGTACCGGTAG
- a CDS encoding acyl-CoA dehydrogenase: MDGYVGVDFYRIDDLLTGEERMIRDTVRSWVDERFLPGINGWAKEARFPTELIPEIAAMGFLGPHIPGEGSPNLGPVAYGLIQQELERGDSGLRSFASVQGSLVMYPIHTFGSDEQRRLWLPPLRSGKAIGCFGLTEADAGSNPGAMRTSARRDGSGWVLNGSKMWITSGSIADLAVVWARTEEGFRGFLVEAGTPGFSAHEIKTKWSLKASVTSELVFEDCRLGTEAMLPGAIGLKAPLDCLTQARYGIAWGAMGAAMACYHEALRYAMTRAQFDGPIAKHQIVQERLVEMLAAITKGQLLAYRLGRMKEEGKARFHHVSLAKRENVRAALTIARDARDLLGASGITDEYPVGRHLVNLESVSTYEGTHTVHALILGASITGIEAYR; this comes from the coding sequence ATGGACGGCTACGTCGGGGTCGACTTCTACCGAATCGACGACCTCCTCACCGGCGAGGAGCGGATGATCCGAGACACGGTTCGCTCGTGGGTCGACGAACGCTTCCTGCCCGGGATCAACGGATGGGCGAAGGAAGCGCGCTTCCCAACAGAGCTGATTCCCGAGATCGCCGCCATGGGATTCCTGGGACCCCACATCCCGGGCGAGGGGAGCCCGAACCTCGGCCCGGTGGCCTACGGCTTGATCCAGCAGGAGCTCGAGCGGGGCGACAGCGGCCTGAGGAGCTTCGCCTCCGTGCAGGGCTCGCTGGTCATGTACCCGATCCACACCTTCGGGAGCGACGAGCAGCGCCGCCTCTGGCTTCCGCCTCTGCGCTCCGGCAAGGCGATCGGCTGCTTTGGCCTGACCGAAGCAGATGCCGGCTCGAATCCGGGCGCGATGCGCACGAGCGCGCGCAGGGACGGCAGCGGCTGGGTTCTCAACGGATCGAAGATGTGGATCACCAGCGGGTCGATCGCCGATCTCGCCGTCGTCTGGGCGCGCACCGAAGAGGGATTCCGCGGCTTTCTCGTCGAGGCCGGAACGCCTGGGTTCTCCGCTCACGAGATCAAGACGAAGTGGAGCCTCAAGGCCTCCGTGACTTCGGAGCTCGTCTTCGAGGACTGCCGCCTGGGGACCGAGGCGATGCTACCGGGCGCGATCGGGCTGAAGGCGCCGCTCGATTGCCTCACGCAGGCGCGCTACGGGATCGCCTGGGGCGCGATGGGTGCGGCGATGGCCTGCTACCACGAGGCCCTGCGCTACGCAATGACGCGGGCGCAGTTCGATGGGCCGATCGCCAAGCACCAGATCGTCCAGGAGAGGCTCGTCGAGATGCTGGCGGCGATCACCAAGGGCCAGCTCCTCGCCTATCGCCTCGGTCGCATGAAGGAAGAAGGGAAGGCGCGCTTCCACCACGTCTCTCTCGCGAAGAGAGAGAACGTCCGCGCCGCCCTGACGATCGCACGCGACGCGCGCGATCTGCTTGGCGCCAGCGGGATCACGGACGAGTACCCGGTGGGCCGGCACCTGGTCAATCTCGAGTCGGTCTCGACCTATGAGGGAACGCACACCGTCCACGCGCTCATCCTGGGCGCCTCGATCACCGGGATCGAGGCATACCGCTAG